From Desulfurella amilsii, the proteins below share one genomic window:
- the nusA gene encoding transcription termination factor NusA — MREIFEIANVIAKEHNINSQAVIESLAEAIKISIAKKYGEDSVVKTSLDSQKQIFSILIERKIVDKPKNHNEISLEEAKKIDPNASIGDYIDVEFDPEELGRIAVSTAKNVMSKMFKDLEKRVTYEDYTKKIGKIVSGEIWSVGVYNDCIVDFKNAIGILPKKEQSPGDKYVVGETIKAYVMDVLEEPKGVKLILSRTHPGFVKELFMKEVPEVRDGSVEIKAIAREPSKRTKVAVYSKDSKIDPIGTCVGAKGTRISAIVKELGDEKVDVIRWSANLSIYIKNALAPSKVSYIELFEDEKRAKVYVPDEEFSAAIGKMGVNAKLVAKLTGVNIDIIKESEIDKSVSEEEHEKTIEEVIEDLISVESITENLANKLYDNGIRSVEQLKTLTLDDLKNIKGIGEKRAQKIFELLNQTT; from the coding sequence GTGAGAGAAATATTTGAAATTGCCAATGTAATAGCAAAAGAACACAATATCAATTCGCAGGCGGTTATTGAATCACTTGCTGAAGCTATAAAAATTTCTATTGCTAAAAAATATGGAGAGGACAGTGTGGTGAAAACATCGCTTGATTCTCAAAAACAAATATTTTCAATTTTAATCGAAAGAAAGATTGTTGATAAACCAAAGAATCACAACGAAATTTCGCTTGAGGAAGCTAAAAAAATTGATCCAAATGCAAGTATTGGAGACTACATTGATGTTGAGTTTGACCCCGAAGAATTGGGCAGGATTGCGGTTTCTACTGCAAAAAATGTTATGTCCAAAATGTTTAAAGATTTAGAAAAGCGTGTAACATATGAAGATTACACGAAAAAAATTGGCAAGATTGTATCAGGTGAAATTTGGAGTGTTGGCGTATATAATGATTGTATCGTGGATTTTAAGAATGCCATAGGCATTTTGCCAAAAAAAGAACAGTCACCAGGCGATAAATACGTTGTTGGAGAAACTATAAAAGCTTACGTTATGGACGTTTTAGAAGAACCAAAAGGTGTAAAGCTAATCCTTTCGAGAACTCATCCAGGTTTTGTGAAAGAATTGTTCATGAAAGAAGTCCCAGAGGTAAGGGATGGCAGTGTTGAGATAAAAGCCATAGCAAGGGAGCCTTCAAAGCGCACAAAAGTGGCAGTTTATTCAAAAGACTCCAAGATTGATCCGATTGGCACATGTGTTGGCGCAAAAGGCACACGTATTTCTGCAATCGTTAAAGAATTAGGTGATGAGAAGGTTGATGTAATAAGGTGGAGCGCAAATTTAAGCATTTATATAAAAAATGCACTTGCACCCAGCAAGGTTTCTTATATTGAGCTTTTTGAAGACGAAAAAAGAGCAAAAGTTTATGTACCTGATGAAGAATTTTCGGCTGCAATTGGTAAAATGGGCGTTAATGCAAAGCTTGTTGCAAAACTAACAGGTGTCAATATTGATATCATAAAAGAATCTGAGATAGATAAGAGCGTTAGCGAAGAAGAACATGAAAAAACAATAGAAGAAGTCATTGAAGATCTGATTTCTGTTGAGTCTATTACTGAGAATCTTGCAAATAAACTTTATGATAATGGCATTAGATCAGTTGAACAACTCAAAACCCTAACCTTAGATGATCTAAAAAACATCAAAGGTATAGGAGAAAAACGAGCTCAAAAGATCTTTGAATTACTAAATCAAACTACTTAG
- the infB gene encoding translation initiation factor IF-2 — MRVYEAAKKLNIKSSILLQRLRNLGLDIKSNFSTVSDDVIEKLEHKEIPPKTIETKDRIPKQKKVKIEEKPTIEEKRKEKQPEFVSAKKKELIEASLPQKLKGKKRYYKKAPKEEQEEQLSKIQIGKNTTVFEFATMLNIDFSEIIQKLFSLGVMVRKNDFIDLDAAKIIAQDYGVEVEEKTLEKTIMEEFEAPDDEKDLQPRPPIVTVMGHVDHGKTSILDAIRHTHVVAKESGGITQHIGAYSVNYNGKQITFLDTPGHEAFTEMRARGALLTDIVVLVVAADDGVMPQTIEAINHAKAANVPIVVAINKIDKPNANPDKVKQELSHHNIMPEEWGGENLFVNVSAKNNIGINDLLESILLQAEIMELEANPNKRAKGIVIEARLDKQRGPVCDVAIQEGALNLGDSIVAGIAYGKAKVLIDDKGKRIKKATVSMPVEILGLHEVPEAGDVLFVVKDEKIAKSIAEERKEKYKASMQKKTTVSLETVFKNLSLGQLKELPILIKSDVFGSIEAISSSVQKISTQEVAVKIIHSGIGEITRSDVNLASVSNAIIIGFNVRPSNDALKLANDLKVEIRTYKIIYDIIEDIKKALSGLLSPTIEEEILGRADIREVFSVPKVGNIAGCYVTYGKVTRNSKIRVIRNGVIIFEGSIASLKRFKDDVNEVTSGFECGIRIDKFNEINVGDQLESYILKEIQKTL; from the coding sequence ATGAGAGTGTATGAAGCAGCAAAAAAGCTTAATATAAAAAGTAGCATACTTTTACAAAGACTGCGTAATTTAGGTTTAGATATTAAGAGTAATTTTAGTACAGTATCAGATGATGTGATTGAAAAATTAGAACACAAAGAGATACCCCCGAAAACTATAGAAACAAAAGATCGGATTCCAAAACAAAAAAAAGTTAAAATTGAAGAAAAACCAACAATCGAGGAAAAACGAAAAGAAAAACAGCCAGAGTTTGTAAGCGCTAAAAAAAAGGAGCTCATTGAAGCCTCATTGCCACAAAAGTTAAAAGGTAAAAAAAGGTACTATAAAAAAGCTCCCAAAGAAGAGCAAGAAGAACAGCTAAGCAAAATACAAATTGGCAAAAACACTACAGTTTTTGAATTTGCAACAATGCTTAATATAGACTTTTCAGAAATAATACAAAAGCTATTTTCACTTGGTGTAATGGTTAGAAAAAACGACTTTATTGACTTAGACGCAGCTAAAATTATTGCTCAAGACTATGGAGTAGAAGTTGAAGAAAAAACTTTAGAAAAAACAATCATGGAAGAATTTGAAGCTCCAGATGATGAAAAAGACTTGCAACCAAGGCCCCCGATTGTTACGGTCATGGGCCATGTAGATCATGGAAAAACTTCTATTTTGGATGCAATAAGACATACACATGTTGTTGCTAAAGAATCAGGTGGTATTACACAGCATATTGGTGCATACTCTGTTAATTACAATGGTAAGCAAATTACGTTCCTTGACACGCCTGGACATGAAGCCTTTACTGAGATGAGGGCACGTGGTGCACTATTAACTGATATTGTTGTACTTGTTGTTGCAGCTGATGATGGTGTAATGCCACAAACAATCGAAGCTATAAACCATGCGAAAGCTGCAAATGTGCCCATAGTTGTAGCTATAAACAAAATTGACAAGCCAAATGCAAACCCAGATAAAGTAAAACAGGAATTATCTCATCATAACATAATGCCAGAAGAGTGGGGTGGCGAAAATTTATTCGTAAATGTTAGTGCGAAAAATAATATTGGTATTAATGATTTGCTTGAGAGTATTTTACTTCAAGCAGAAATTATGGAATTAGAGGCAAACCCAAATAAAAGAGCAAAAGGTATTGTAATCGAAGCTAGATTAGATAAACAGCGTGGTCCTGTTTGTGATGTTGCTATACAAGAAGGCGCGCTAAATTTAGGTGATAGTATTGTAGCTGGTATTGCCTATGGCAAAGCAAAGGTTCTTATTGATGATAAAGGAAAAAGAATAAAAAAAGCGACGGTTTCTATGCCAGTTGAGATATTGGGTCTTCATGAAGTACCAGAAGCTGGCGACGTACTATTTGTTGTAAAAGATGAAAAAATAGCCAAATCAATAGCTGAAGAAAGAAAAGAAAAATACAAAGCAAGTATGCAGAAAAAAACTACTGTAAGTCTGGAAACTGTTTTTAAAAACCTATCTTTAGGTCAACTAAAAGAATTACCAATACTCATAAAATCTGATGTTTTTGGCTCAATTGAAGCAATTTCTTCCTCTGTACAAAAGATATCAACGCAAGAAGTTGCTGTTAAAATAATACATTCTGGCATTGGAGAGATTACAAGATCAGATGTAAACTTAGCAAGTGTCTCAAATGCAATTATCATTGGGTTTAATGTAAGACCATCAAACGATGCGCTAAAGCTTGCAAACGATTTAAAAGTAGAAATTAGAACTTACAAAATCATATACGATATTATAGAAGATATTAAAAAGGCACTGTCTGGCTTATTGTCTCCTACAATAGAAGAGGAAATTTTAGGTAGAGCCGATATTAGAGAGGTTTTTAGTGTTCCTAAGGTCGGTAATATTGCAGGTTGTTATGTAACATACGGGAAAGTTACAAGAAATTCAAAAATCCGCGTAATTAGAAACGGAGTTATAATATTTGAAGGCTCAATTGCATCACTAAAGCGATTTAAAGACGATGTTAATGAAGTTACTTCAGGCTTTGAGTGTGGGATAAGAATTGATAAATTCAACGAGATAAATGTGGGTGATCAGCTTGAATCCTATATTTTAAAAGAAATTCAAAAAACTCTTTAG
- a CDS encoding DUF503 domain-containing protein, producing MIDLFIGVIIIELLLKDAFNIKDRRNILSSIINKIRGQYNASIADISEEILYNKATIAISTVANSKSAVEKFMDKVYNFISNNYSIEILHIERQIL from the coding sequence GTGATAGATTTGTTTATTGGTGTTATTATTATTGAATTATTGTTAAAAGATGCATTCAATATAAAAGACAGAAGAAATATATTATCTAGCATAATAAATAAAATTCGCGGCCAATACAATGCTTCGATAGCAGATATCTCAGAAGAAATACTTTACAACAAAGCTACCATAGCTATTAGTACTGTTGCAAATAGCAAAAGTGCAGTGGAAAAATTTATGGATAAGGTTTATAATTTTATTTCTAATAACTACTCAATAGAAATTTTACATATAGAAAGGCAAATATTATGA
- the rbfA gene encoding 30S ribosome-binding factor RbfA, whose product MNTTKPYKRTQRVSSTLKKIISNVIEFDLNDERLKNVTITDVELSKDFKFAKIYFSSQLSELSKEEIATLINKSSSFISKKTCEKINLRTVPIFKFVYDKSVENGLKIEEILRQIKNE is encoded by the coding sequence ATGAATACAACAAAACCATATAAGAGAACACAAAGGGTCTCAAGCACACTCAAAAAAATAATATCAAACGTTATTGAATTTGATCTTAATGATGAACGTTTAAAAAACGTTACAATTACAGATGTTGAGTTGAGTAAAGATTTTAAGTTTGCTAAAATTTACTTTAGCTCACAGTTAAGCGAATTATCCAAAGAAGAAATTGCTACGTTGATTAATAAATCCAGTAGCTTTATTAGTAAAAAAACATGTGAAAAAATAAACTTGCGTACTGTGCCAATATTTAAGTTTGTTTACGACAAATCCGTAGAAAATGGTTTAAAAATTGAGGAAATTTTGAGGCAAATTAAAAATGAGTGA
- a CDS encoding DHH family phosphoesterase, whose amino-acid sequence MSENILEKVGYYLKNYNDFLIVGHKDPDGDAIGSSLALYKALSEFGKNAIVANTSKISDLYFFLDDTKNIKLLQNNERAQVIITVDSADFERTNLDKNYIKDKILINIDHHPTNTYFGNINYVMSQASAVGCLIYEILKFNDIPISSKTAEYLYLSILTDTGSFRYSSTSSNAFRIAAELISLGVKPWKIAYNIYESKKLTTLKLMGQAINTITTHYNNKLTIMYITQNMYKDSNTTADDTEGFVNIARSVRGCEVGALLREDKPNYIKVSLRSKDEVDVSKIALTFGGGGHKNAAGFELTGSIEEIKEKLVQAFSFLK is encoded by the coding sequence ATGAGTGAGAATATTTTAGAAAAGGTTGGTTATTATCTAAAAAACTACAACGATTTTCTTATAGTGGGGCATAAAGATCCAGATGGTGATGCAATAGGCTCAAGCCTTGCACTCTACAAAGCACTTAGCGAATTTGGTAAAAATGCAATTGTTGCAAATACATCCAAAATTTCTGATTTGTACTTTTTTTTAGATGATACAAAAAATATCAAATTACTTCAAAACAATGAACGGGCACAAGTTATCATTACAGTAGATAGTGCTGATTTTGAACGTACAAATCTTGATAAAAATTATATTAAGGACAAAATTTTGATCAACATAGATCACCATCCAACAAATACATATTTTGGAAATATCAACTATGTTATGTCACAAGCTTCTGCAGTGGGGTGTTTAATATATGAGATTTTAAAATTTAACGATATCCCAATTAGTTCAAAAACAGCAGAGTATTTGTACTTGAGTATATTAACGGATACTGGATCTTTTAGATACTCATCAACCAGCTCAAATGCTTTTAGGATAGCTGCAGAGCTTATAAGCTTAGGTGTTAAGCCGTGGAAAATAGCCTATAATATATATGAATCTAAAAAACTCACAACTTTAAAATTAATGGGTCAGGCTATAAATACAATCACAACTCATTACAATAATAAGCTTACAATAATGTACATAACTCAAAACATGTATAAAGATTCAAACACTACTGCAGATGACACAGAAGGATTTGTTAATATTGCAAGGAGTGTCAGGGGCTGCGAAGTAGGAGCACTTCTAAGAGAGGATAAACCAAATTACATAAAAGTAAGTTTGCGTTCAAAAGATGAAGTTGATGTTTCCAAAATTGCTTTAACTTTTGGTGGTGGTGGACACAAAAATGCTGCAGGCTTTGAATTAACTGGCAGTATTGAAGAAATCAAAGAAAAACTCGTTCAAGCATTTTCTTTTTTGAAATGA
- the truB gene encoding tRNA pseudouridine(55) synthase TruB — MNGLLLINKPSGIKSFDVVKKVKGKFNEKVGHSGILDKFACGLMVIGIGKATKLLSFFEKSYKVYKAKIIFGYETDSLDITGNIVHNNDYLPNIEEIYRTINQKFIGKAEQTVPIYSNVKVKGKRLYKYALSKQNVDLPTKTIYISSIDILSYNQGVLEIKVVCSKGTYIRALSRDIARSLNAYATVTYLERLYIYPFSINEAVDLSYVSQEHVIPFEKVKYMTKIDTLEVFNGIAN; from the coding sequence ATGAACGGTTTATTACTTATCAATAAACCAAGTGGTATCAAGTCATTTGATGTAGTAAAAAAAGTAAAGGGAAAATTTAACGAGAAAGTTGGCCACAGTGGAATTTTAGATAAATTTGCATGTGGTTTAATGGTTATTGGGATAGGTAAGGCTACAAAGCTTTTGTCTTTTTTTGAGAAGAGTTACAAAGTTTATAAAGCAAAAATAATCTTTGGGTATGAAACAGATAGTTTAGATATTACAGGAAATATCGTACATAATAATGATTATTTGCCAAACATTGAAGAAATCTACAGAACTATAAATCAAAAATTTATTGGAAAAGCAGAGCAGACTGTGCCAATATACTCAAATGTTAAAGTGAAAGGCAAGAGGCTATACAAATATGCACTTTCAAAACAAAATGTTGATCTACCGACAAAAACAATTTACATATCAAGCATCGATATATTAAGTTACAATCAGGGTGTTTTGGAAATCAAAGTAGTTTGCTCAAAAGGTACATACATTAGAGCACTTTCAAGAGATATTGCAAGATCTCTTAATGCTTATGCTACTGTTACTTACTTAGAAAGGCTCTATATATACCCCTTTAGTATAAATGAAGCTGTTGATTTATCTTATGTGAGTCAAGAGCATGTAATTCCATTTGAAAAAGTAAAATATATGACTAAAATAGATACGTTGGAGGTGTTTAATGGAATCGCAAATTAA
- a CDS encoding PadR family transcriptional regulator yields MESQIKIKGWCKEYPGERPPRFLRAFLLFFIGIEESHGYDLIEKLKKMGIHYENYELGYVYKTLRSMEKEGLIKSKWNLQEKGNARRIYAITKAGRDNLDKWAEILTNLRDSINSFLSEYERIYKKEQKD; encoded by the coding sequence ATGGAATCGCAAATTAAAATAAAAGGCTGGTGCAAAGAATACCCAGGAGAACGCCCTCCTAGGTTTTTGAGAGCTTTTTTGCTATTTTTTATTGGCATTGAAGAATCTCACGGCTATGACTTAATTGAAAAGCTTAAAAAAATGGGGATACACTATGAGAATTACGAGTTAGGTTATGTGTACAAAACCCTTCGCTCAATGGAAAAAGAGGGGCTTATTAAGTCTAAATGGAACCTACAAGAAAAAGGTAATGCAAGAAGGATTTATGCCATTACTAAAGCAGGCAGAGATAATTTAGATAAGTGGGCTGAAATACTCACAAATCTTCGCGATAGCATAAATAGTTTTCTTAGTGAATATGAAAGGATATACAAAAAAGAGCAAAAAGACTAG
- a CDS encoding HD-GYP domain-containing protein yields the protein MYLISVKSLKPNDILGKAIVSEKGQVLLNKGVKLDEHYIHILYKYGYQFVYIEDDDTKDITVEDDISDQLKTKAIKTIKKVFDIVTPAKDDNVDDFKQIIKKIEKGEIKKKLADSPFIKSIESISYDIVNSLGDVKVLNGMASLKRQDNFTYQHCLDVTILSVALASKSLYTKKRLVELAKGCLLHDIGRILINKSLYTQPRKLSSTEFDLIKKHPQIGYLVLKDVSQVGIIASHIAYQHHEQQDGLGYPRGLKGNNLLPVPDKLAEEGYIMPLAEIVCVTNVYDALVSPRVYRSAYTPDQAFFIMKRMAGKQLNIEAFRVFSDMIPAYPIGTTVYILNGRYKNFIGVVSKINQENLTRPTVRLLYNASKRRISPLEIDLIKNPILNITGVII from the coding sequence ATGTATTTAATTTCTGTAAAATCGCTCAAACCTAACGATATACTAGGCAAAGCCATTGTTAGTGAAAAAGGGCAGGTTCTTTTAAATAAAGGTGTAAAACTGGACGAGCATTATATCCATATACTATATAAATACGGTTATCAGTTTGTGTATATTGAAGATGATGATACAAAAGATATTACAGTAGAAGATGACATTAGTGATCAGCTTAAAACAAAAGCAATTAAAACAATAAAAAAAGTTTTTGATATTGTAACGCCTGCAAAAGATGATAATGTAGACGATTTTAAACAAATTATAAAAAAAATAGAAAAAGGTGAAATCAAAAAAAAATTAGCAGACTCTCCATTTATTAAATCAATAGAATCCATATCATACGATATTGTAAATTCTTTAGGGGATGTTAAGGTTTTAAATGGCATGGCAAGTCTGAAAAGACAAGACAATTTTACATATCAGCACTGCCTTGATGTAACTATTCTTTCTGTAGCCCTTGCAAGTAAGTCACTGTATACAAAAAAAAGACTCGTTGAACTTGCAAAAGGGTGTTTATTGCACGATATAGGAAGGATTTTAATAAACAAAAGTCTTTATACTCAACCTAGAAAACTTTCTAGTACAGAGTTTGATCTTATCAAAAAACATCCTCAAATAGGCTATTTAGTATTAAAAGACGTTTCTCAAGTAGGCATAATTGCCTCTCACATTGCTTATCAGCACCATGAGCAACAAGATGGCCTTGGCTATCCAAGAGGATTAAAAGGCAATAATTTGCTTCCAGTGCCAGATAAACTTGCAGAAGAAGGATACATTATGCCTTTAGCCGAAATCGTTTGCGTTACAAATGTTTATGATGCTTTAGTCTCACCTCGCGTATACAGATCCGCCTATACTCCAGATCAAGCATTTTTTATAATGAAAAGAATGGCTGGCAAACAATTAAACATAGAGGCTTTTAGGGTTTTTTCTGACATGATACCTGCCTATCCTATTGGTACGACTGTGTATATTTTAAATGGTAGGTACAAGAATTTTATAGGCGTAGTTTCTAAGATAAATCAAGAAAATCTAACCCGTCCAACAGTAAGGCTATTGTATAATGCCTCAAAAAGACGCATATCTCCACTTGAAATAGACCTAATAAAAAACCCCATTTTGAATATCACTGGGGTAATTATTTGA
- a CDS encoding ABC1 kinase family protein produces MEIRRTFGNIRRFREISFILAKYGFGFVTKNIKFSKTKPSTTPEQFRKLLEELGPTFVKFGQLLSTQENILPYEFIEELKKLQDDVTPFEFSKVKSIIETEFKKPLNEIFSYFNENVEASASLGQVHKAILTSGQTVAIKVKRPNIEKTIQADIELLKQIGDYLNSKLKLYFNFEIKPFIIEFEETIKKELDYEIEAQYMQTFKENLSQFKNIYVPKVFWEYTSRNVLTMEFIDGYKATNIESIRSAGFNTEKLATEGAKVFWIQIFDIGLFHADPHPGNIIIMHDGRICYLDYGMVGRVTEEDKLNLVEMILGFIQKDADKILLSVSNFTLNTNILNNAYLKSDIVELIDIYHSLPLKRIYISKVLKDLFKILKKYNIIISKNSLRLLRAIIIADGVGKQFYPDFNFTETAKPYFESFAKKLYSPFRIFKKILQPNATYAILANKIPFLFKKAEGALESGHIKVEIEINGLDKLINTIRLVAKQIGISLIISAVILGSSILIKDHLGKTFLGLPIKLIIPIVIIIILGIGIYKADKDLK; encoded by the coding sequence ATGGAAATAAGAAGAACTTTTGGTAATATAAGGCGATTTCGCGAAATATCATTTATTCTTGCAAAGTATGGTTTTGGTTTTGTCACAAAAAATATAAAATTTAGCAAAACTAAACCTTCAACAACCCCAGAACAATTTAGAAAACTACTGGAAGAATTAGGTCCTACTTTTGTAAAATTTGGACAGCTTTTGTCTACTCAAGAAAATATTTTACCGTATGAATTTATAGAAGAGTTAAAAAAACTCCAAGATGATGTAACACCTTTTGAATTTAGCAAAGTGAAATCAATTATAGAAACAGAATTTAAAAAACCATTAAATGAAATTTTTTCTTATTTTAACGAAAATGTAGAAGCAAGCGCTTCATTGGGCCAAGTACACAAAGCGATTCTTACTAGTGGTCAAACTGTTGCAATTAAGGTAAAAAGACCAAACATAGAAAAAACCATACAAGCCGACATAGAGTTATTAAAACAAATTGGCGATTATCTAAACTCAAAATTAAAACTTTATTTTAATTTTGAGATAAAGCCTTTCATAATAGAATTTGAAGAAACTATTAAAAAAGAACTTGACTACGAAATAGAAGCACAATACATGCAAACATTCAAAGAAAACTTAAGTCAATTTAAAAACATTTATGTGCCAAAAGTTTTTTGGGAATACACTTCACGCAATGTACTAACTATGGAGTTTATAGATGGGTATAAGGCAACAAATATAGAGTCTATAAGATCTGCAGGTTTTAATACGGAAAAGTTAGCCACAGAAGGCGCAAAAGTATTCTGGATACAAATATTTGATATAGGCTTATTCCATGCAGATCCTCACCCAGGCAATATCATTATTATGCATGATGGCAGGATTTGCTATTTGGATTATGGGATGGTCGGAAGAGTAACAGAAGAGGATAAATTAAATTTAGTTGAAATGATACTGGGCTTTATACAAAAAGATGCTGATAAAATTTTATTGTCTGTATCTAATTTCACACTAAATACAAATATTTTAAACAATGCTTATCTCAAATCAGATATTGTAGAACTAATAGATATATATCATTCTCTACCTTTAAAAAGAATATACATATCAAAAGTATTAAAAGATTTATTCAAAATTTTAAAGAAATACAATATAATTATCAGCAAAAATTCTTTAAGATTGCTTAGGGCTATTATTATAGCAGATGGTGTCGGAAAGCAATTTTACCCGGATTTTAATTTTACAGAAACAGCAAAACCTTACTTTGAGAGTTTTGCAAAGAAACTTTACTCACCATTTAGAATTTTTAAAAAAATTCTACAACCTAATGCAACTTATGCAATTTTAGCAAATAAAATACCCTTTTTGTTTAAAAAAGCCGAAGGTGCTTTGGAAAGCGGCCATATTAAAGTTGAAATAGAAATTAATGGACTTGATAAGCTTATAAATACAATACGCTTAGTTGCTAAACAAATTGGTATCAGTTTAATAATTAGCGCAGTAATACTTGGTAGCTCAATTTTAATAAAAGATCACTTAGGCAAAACATTTCTCGGCTTACCGATTAAGTTAATTATACCCATTGTTATTATAATAATTTTAGGTATTGGTATTTATAAAGCAGATAAAGATCTCAAATAA
- a CDS encoding UbiX family flavin prenyltransferase: MKIVIGISGASGIIYAKKLLEYLSALRKFQIFAVASIDAIKIAKTEMQTDLIEFFKSLKVEYFNNDDFYAPLASGSFLIDKTIVIPCSIKTLSSVAMGFSQSLIARMCDVAIKEKRTLTICPREMPFSAIHLENMLKLAQLGVNIVPPVPAFYNEPKTIDDLVNFVVGKVLDVTGIENDISKRWK, translated from the coding sequence ATGAAAATTGTCATTGGCATAAGCGGTGCAAGTGGAATTATATATGCAAAAAAATTATTAGAATATCTAAGCGCTTTAAGAAAGTTTCAAATCTTTGCTGTAGCGTCAATTGATGCTATAAAAATAGCAAAAACTGAAATGCAGACAGATTTGATTGAATTTTTTAAATCACTTAAAGTTGAATATTTTAACAATGATGATTTTTACGCTCCACTTGCAAGTGGTTCGTTTTTAATCGACAAAACAATTGTAATACCATGTTCAATAAAAACGCTCTCAAGTGTTGCTATGGGTTTTTCGCAGAGCTTAATTGCTCGAATGTGCGATGTGGCTATCAAAGAAAAGCGCACGTTAACAATCTGCCCAAGAGAAATGCCATTTTCTGCAATACACCTAGAAAACATGCTAAAATTAGCGCAGCTTGGTGTAAATATTGTCCCACCTGTACCTGCTTTTTATAACGAACCCAAAACTATAGATGATTTAGTTAATTTTGTTGTTGGTAAAGTATTAGATGTTACAGGTATAGAAAACGACATTTCTAAACGATGGAAATAA
- the flgA gene encoding flagellar basal body P-ring formation chaperone FlgA, with protein MQKLYKHLIKCCKLLIISSSSFIFIFVSLSIACDINLIKNVEVNSDRVFISDIASKYPKNIEKMPISLAPMPNETTKIDADYLKSILNGNNMHYNICGSYSIVKRKAFLITADTIYKLMDEKDLIIQTKLPIALPYNHYTLSISSIKNYGEYSWIQLTVMLNNQVYRNFFIQYVKKIDSLVPIASQDIRSYQVISKDDIEYKRVDYVPSYVITTKDSIISAKALGNIKAGSFFTFYNTQRQMLVNIGDIVSAMYDKNGIDIQTSAKALQMGYKGDIIKVEFNSKRIGNARVIGLRKVEVIQ; from the coding sequence ATGCAAAAGTTATACAAACATCTGATCAAATGTTGCAAACTGCTAATAATCTCAAGCAGTAGCTTTATATTTATATTTGTTAGCCTCTCAATAGCTTGCGATATTAATTTAATAAAAAATGTTGAAGTAAACTCAGATAGGGTGTTTATATCAGACATAGCTTCAAAATATCCAAAAAATATTGAAAAAATGCCCATTTCGTTGGCTCCTATGCCAAATGAAACAACAAAAATCGATGCTGATTATTTAAAAAGCATATTAAATGGTAACAATATGCATTATAATATTTGCGGATCGTATTCTATAGTAAAACGAAAGGCATTTTTAATAACAGCTGACACTATATACAAATTAATGGACGAAAAAGACTTAATCATACAGACAAAACTCCCGATCGCCCTGCCCTATAATCACTATACTTTAAGCATTAGCAGTATAAAAAATTATGGAGAATATAGCTGGATACAGTTAACCGTTATGCTTAATAATCAAGTTTATAGAAATTTTTTTATACAATACGTAAAAAAGATTGATTCGCTTGTACCCATAGCAAGCCAAGACATTAGAAGCTACCAAGTAATCTCAAAAGATGACATTGAATATAAAAGGGTTGACTATGTACCTTCTTATGTAATAACAACCAAGGATTCGATTATTAGCGCAAAAGCATTGGGCAATATTAAGGCAGGTAGTTTTTTTACATTTTACAATACACAAAGACAAATGCTAGTCAATATTGGTGATATTGTAAGTGCTATGTATGACAAAAATGGCATAGACATACAAACAAGCGCCAAAGCTTTGCAAATGGGCTATAAAGGTGATATAATAAAAGTAGAATTTAATTCAAAAAGGATTGGAAATGCAAGAGTGATTGGCTTAAGAAAAGTTGAGGTAATCCAATGA